The following coding sequences lie in one Chelatococcus sp. YT9 genomic window:
- a CDS encoding ABC transporter ATP-binding protein — protein MSSIDHPTHGFTAREPMAARERVRTDAAKLTVTDLNFSIAQRKLLDGIMLSLAPGERFGIIGPNGSGKSTLLRCLYAWHRPDSGQVCLNGQDLFTLDATKRACEVAVLAQHAEASLGLTIEEVVALGRLPHRRLPKHERADDDDAIERALTAVDMLAWRQRSFAPLSGGEKQRVLFARALAQQPSILILDEPTNHLDIRHQLMVLEVARSQNITVIATLHDLNIAARWCDRLCLLDQGRIRRIGPPETVLDPVLIGAVYGVDVERDRDPRTGHPRLSFHLPLQTSGSVL, from the coding sequence ATGTCTTCGATAGATCATCCGACACACGGGTTCACGGCACGCGAGCCCATGGCTGCGCGCGAGCGTGTCCGGACCGACGCGGCAAAGCTGACGGTCACGGACCTCAATTTCTCGATCGCCCAACGCAAGCTCCTAGATGGCATCATGCTGTCGCTCGCTCCCGGCGAGCGCTTTGGCATTATTGGACCAAACGGCAGCGGCAAATCCACGCTCCTGCGTTGCCTGTATGCCTGGCATCGGCCTGACAGCGGCCAAGTATGCCTGAACGGCCAGGATCTCTTCACGCTGGATGCGACCAAGCGGGCATGCGAAGTTGCCGTACTCGCTCAGCATGCGGAGGCGAGCCTCGGGCTGACCATAGAGGAAGTGGTGGCGCTTGGGCGTCTTCCGCACCGCCGGTTGCCGAAACATGAACGCGCCGATGACGACGACGCAATCGAACGAGCGCTCACGGCCGTTGACATGCTGGCGTGGCGGCAGCGTTCCTTCGCGCCTCTCTCGGGTGGCGAGAAGCAGCGCGTGCTTTTTGCCCGCGCGCTAGCGCAGCAGCCTTCCATCCTTATTCTCGATGAGCCGACGAATCACCTCGATATTCGCCATCAACTGATGGTGCTCGAGGTGGCACGCAGCCAGAACATCACCGTCATCGCAACGTTGCATGATCTCAACATCGCGGCGCGCTGGTGTGATCGCCTGTGCCTGCTCGACCAGGGGCGCATTCGCCGGATCGGGCCTCCCGAGACGGTGCTGGATCCCGTGCTGATCGGCGCTGTCTACGGTGTAGACGTGGAGCGGGATCGTGATCCGCGTACAGGCCACCCACGATTGAGCTTTCACCTTCCGCTCCAGACGTCAGGATCCGTCCTATGA
- a CDS encoding ABC transporter substrate-binding protein, with product MILSFKTMRWLAGMAAIGVLALSHAPSFAYPVEVQSCFDKVTFDAPPKRPVVNDFNMVQTVLDMGLIDRFVGVAGIGGVKKGVDDPEGALAARPQFSERYPTMEAILGQDADFYFAGWQYGFSEATGVTPQKLADLGVKTYVLYESCIRIGPRPPVSMDTMYADVLALGRIFNVEDKAEAMVADFRKRVAAVTERTAKAERRPRIMYCGDCNSDTPPRSIGAEGMPRHLFNLAGGENIFDDIKDSYVPVSWDAVVERDPEWIVISNPRIPPEQSIAYLTSAPALRNVSAVKNRNFFVMSYQERSPSTRNVQALERLARAVHPELFDD from the coding sequence ATGATACTGTCATTCAAAACGATGCGGTGGCTTGCCGGCATGGCCGCCATCGGCGTCCTCGCCCTCTCGCACGCACCCTCCTTTGCCTATCCGGTCGAAGTCCAGTCCTGTTTTGACAAGGTGACCTTCGACGCGCCGCCGAAACGGCCAGTTGTCAACGATTTCAACATGGTTCAGACGGTGCTCGACATGGGCCTTATCGACCGTTTCGTCGGCGTTGCAGGTATCGGCGGCGTGAAGAAGGGCGTTGACGATCCTGAAGGCGCACTCGCTGCAAGGCCGCAGTTTTCCGAACGCTATCCGACGATGGAAGCCATTCTCGGCCAGGACGCCGATTTCTACTTCGCCGGCTGGCAATATGGTTTCAGCGAGGCCACGGGCGTCACTCCGCAAAAGCTGGCCGACCTCGGAGTGAAGACCTACGTGCTCTATGAGAGCTGCATTCGCATCGGACCGAGGCCTCCCGTCTCGATGGACACCATGTATGCTGATGTCCTGGCGCTCGGCCGCATCTTCAACGTCGAGGATAAAGCCGAAGCAATGGTGGCGGATTTCCGCAAGCGCGTCGCGGCGGTGACGGAGCGCACGGCCAAGGCTGAGCGGCGGCCGCGCATCATGTATTGCGGCGACTGCAACAGCGACACGCCGCCGCGCTCCATCGGAGCAGAGGGTATGCCGCGTCACCTCTTCAATCTCGCGGGTGGCGAGAATATCTTTGACGATATCAAGGACTCCTATGTTCCCGTGAGCTGGGACGCAGTGGTCGAGCGGGATCCGGAGTGGATCGTGATCTCAAATCCACGCATCCCGCCCGAGCAAAGCATCGCTTATCTGACGTCTGCTCCTGCATTGCGTAATGTCAGCGCAGTAAAAAACCGGAACTTCTTCGTTATGTCCTATCAGGAGCGCTCGCCCTCGACGCGCAACGTTCAGGCGCTCGAGCGCCTGGCCCGCGCGGTCCATCCCGAACTCTTCGACGACTGA
- a CDS encoding iron ABC transporter permease produces MSATGAEPAAQRTDPLIPLIVGLSAAAILSTILTVGIGSVSIPPEKALAIVREALRPTGEAANWTRGQEHIILDLRIPRALLGAMVGAGLGIVGAVLQSITRNPLADPYLFGVSSGAAVGAVAVILYTGAFLGALTLPLAAFMGALASMAAVFLLARESGGFGTERLVLTGVAVHFVLMAATNVLIFHASDRGAEGAIFWMMGSFGNARWNILGGPFIALVLGAVWVMRRARDLDALSLGDEGAHTLGISVKSLRLEMFAATALMTGVFVAAAGAVGFIGLIIPHCARWAVGARMRRTVPIAGLMGAIFAVWVDAASRWLMAPRELPLGVMTAAIGGVFFVIVLKRQRHL; encoded by the coding sequence ATGTCCGCGACGGGCGCCGAGCCGGCGGCGCAGCGCACCGATCCGCTTATTCCGCTGATCGTGGGCCTCAGTGCGGCGGCTATCCTCTCCACCATATTGACGGTGGGCATCGGGTCAGTTTCCATTCCGCCGGAGAAAGCGCTCGCTATCGTGCGAGAGGCTTTGCGGCCGACTGGAGAAGCCGCAAACTGGACGCGTGGACAGGAACACATCATTCTTGATCTGCGCATTCCACGGGCGCTACTCGGCGCCATGGTCGGTGCCGGGCTCGGTATCGTTGGGGCGGTGCTACAGAGCATCACCCGCAACCCGCTCGCTGATCCCTATCTTTTCGGGGTGTCGTCGGGCGCTGCGGTCGGTGCCGTCGCCGTTATTCTTTATACAGGCGCCTTTCTCGGAGCCCTTACCTTGCCACTTGCCGCCTTCATGGGTGCGCTCGCCTCGATGGCTGCGGTATTCCTTCTGGCGCGGGAAAGCGGCGGGTTCGGCACCGAGCGTCTGGTCCTCACCGGTGTCGCCGTCCATTTCGTGCTGATGGCGGCGACCAATGTCCTCATCTTTCATGCGAGCGACCGCGGCGCCGAGGGCGCGATCTTCTGGATGATGGGCAGCTTTGGCAATGCGCGCTGGAACATTCTGGGGGGACCTTTCATCGCGCTTGTTCTTGGCGCCGTCTGGGTTATGCGCAGAGCGCGCGATCTCGACGCGCTGTCTCTCGGTGACGAAGGCGCACATACGCTCGGCATCAGCGTGAAAAGCCTCCGGCTCGAAATGTTCGCAGCTACCGCGCTCATGACGGGTGTCTTCGTCGCCGCCGCGGGCGCGGTCGGTTTCATTGGCCTCATCATTCCCCATTGCGCGCGCTGGGCGGTCGGCGCGCGGATGCGGCGTACCGTGCCGATCGCGGGGCTCATGGGGGCTATCTTCGCCGTTTGGGTCGACGCCGCGTCGCGCTGGCTCATGGCCCCGCGCGAGTTGCCGCTTGGCGTGATGACGGCGGCCATCGGCGGCGTGTTCTTCGTGATCGTCCTGAAGCGCCAGCGCCATCTGTGA
- the ctaD gene encoding cytochrome c oxidase subunit I, whose amino-acid sequence MKDVPERSNPLRLHRDLAAIWDTPPGLGRLSAVNHTVLGRRFIIAAFVFFAIGGLLAMLIRVQLATSAAAFVGPEVYRQFFTMHGTVMMFLFAIPMFEGFAIYLLPKILGARDLAFPRLSAYGFWCYIFGGAILICALLVGVAPDSGWFMYTPLSSSTYTPGINADIWLLGITFVEISALSAAIEIIVSILKLRAPGMSLERMPIMAWYLLITALMMLFGFPPLILGSILLELERAFDLPFFDPARGGDPLLWQHLFWLFGHPEVYIIFLPAMGAVSMMIPTFARHELVGYRAIVVAVVAVAFLSVGLWVHHMFTVGIPHLALAFFSAASGLVAVPTAVQIFAWVATLAEGRRIRFDVPVLYLGGFLAIFVIGGLTGVMLAMVPFNWQAHDTHFVVAHLHYVLVGGFVFPMMAATYYWLPHFTGRMSDHKLSVPAFWLIFMGFNLTFFLMHLTGLRGMPRRLDAYPPEIGWDWLNLLSSIGGFIMAAGFALFVVDLIVQVRFGTRFRRNPWQARTAEWAMATPPPSYAFASLPRINDRADRLDPRHLGAELAGGRGYLGSTRNGWMETLGVELGSGRIESVIVLPRQSYRPLISGLLTCGFVLCLLFKIYPASLVFIVLCVASFLTWSQGIGLRSDALDIPIGKGEYAPTHWQTAQPPSWWAMIFTIAADATLFGSLLFGGLFLWLVAPGWPPADAASIDVMPALAAAATLVAGAASAQVAVRRLRAAASPAASLILAFAADLMGALAFAWMASLVPDPTDHAQRAFLFVLLVYAGLRASLSAVLAAFGLWRWHAGYVSHARSLDLRIGTAWHAYAAISGLLALAAAWLFGMPIGPMEPGS is encoded by the coding sequence ATGAAAGACGTGCCAGAAAGATCCAATCCGCTTCGGCTGCACCGGGATCTGGCAGCAATCTGGGACACCCCACCGGGCTTGGGGCGCCTTTCGGCTGTCAACCACACGGTCCTGGGACGGCGCTTCATCATTGCGGCCTTCGTGTTCTTTGCCATCGGTGGCCTGCTCGCGATGCTGATCCGCGTGCAACTCGCGACCTCGGCGGCTGCATTTGTCGGACCAGAGGTATATAGGCAGTTCTTCACCATGCATGGCACGGTGATGATGTTTCTGTTCGCGATCCCGATGTTTGAGGGTTTCGCAATCTACTTGCTTCCCAAGATACTCGGAGCGCGTGACCTCGCTTTTCCGCGCCTGTCCGCTTACGGATTCTGGTGCTATATATTCGGCGGGGCGATTTTGATCTGTGCGCTGCTGGTAGGCGTCGCTCCTGACAGCGGCTGGTTCATGTACACGCCGTTATCTTCTTCGACCTATACGCCTGGGATCAACGCCGACATCTGGCTCTTAGGCATCACCTTCGTTGAGATCTCGGCACTATCGGCGGCGATCGAGATCATCGTCTCGATTTTGAAGTTGCGCGCGCCGGGGATGAGCCTCGAGCGGATGCCGATCATGGCCTGGTATCTCCTCATCACGGCGCTGATGATGCTGTTCGGGTTCCCACCGCTCATCCTTGGCTCGATCCTGCTGGAACTGGAGCGTGCGTTTGACCTGCCGTTCTTCGATCCGGCACGCGGTGGCGATCCCCTCCTCTGGCAGCACCTGTTCTGGCTGTTCGGGCACCCCGAAGTCTACATCATCTTTCTGCCCGCAATGGGTGCGGTGTCGATGATGATCCCGACCTTTGCGCGCCATGAGCTGGTCGGCTACCGCGCCATCGTCGTCGCGGTGGTCGCGGTTGCTTTCTTGTCCGTCGGTCTGTGGGTTCACCACATGTTCACAGTGGGTATTCCGCATCTCGCGCTTGCCTTCTTTTCCGCCGCGAGCGGGTTGGTCGCGGTGCCGACGGCCGTACAGATCTTTGCATGGGTTGCGACGCTCGCGGAGGGCCGCCGGATCCGCTTCGACGTTCCGGTGCTTTATCTCGGCGGCTTCCTGGCCATCTTCGTCATCGGTGGCCTGACAGGCGTGATGCTCGCCATGGTGCCATTCAACTGGCAGGCCCATGACACCCATTTCGTGGTCGCACATCTGCATTATGTGCTGGTTGGCGGCTTCGTCTTCCCCATGATGGCAGCGACATACTACTGGCTGCCGCATTTCACAGGCCGCATGAGCGATCATAAGCTTTCGGTGCCAGCTTTTTGGCTGATCTTCATGGGCTTCAATCTCACCTTCTTTTTGATGCATCTGACCGGCCTTCGCGGCATGCCGCGAAGGCTGGATGCCTACCCACCCGAGATCGGCTGGGATTGGCTTAACCTCCTCTCTTCCATTGGCGGCTTCATCATGGCAGCGGGCTTCGCGCTGTTCGTCGTCGACCTGATCGTGCAGGTCCGTTTCGGTACGAGGTTTCGCCGCAATCCCTGGCAGGCACGAACGGCGGAATGGGCCATGGCGACGCCCCCACCTTCCTATGCTTTCGCTTCGCTCCCGCGGATCAACGACCGCGCCGACAGGCTCGATCCCAGGCACCTCGGCGCCGAACTTGCCGGAGGCAGAGGCTATCTCGGCTCCACACGCAACGGCTGGATGGAAACGCTGGGTGTCGAGCTCGGTTCAGGTCGCATCGAATCCGTCATCGTTTTGCCGAGGCAAAGCTACAGGCCGCTGATCAGTGGTCTTCTGACCTGCGGCTTCGTGCTGTGTCTCCTCTTCAAGATTTATCCCGCTTCTCTGGTTTTCATCGTCTTATGCGTTGCTTCCTTTCTGACTTGGTCGCAGGGCATCGGTCTGAGAAGCGATGCTTTGGATATCCCCATCGGCAAGGGCGAGTACGCGCCCACCCACTGGCAAACGGCGCAGCCGCCATCATGGTGGGCCATGATCTTCACCATCGCAGCCGATGCGACGCTGTTCGGATCGCTCCTCTTCGGCGGGCTGTTTCTCTGGCTTGTTGCGCCCGGATGGCCACCGGCCGACGCAGCTTCCATCGACGTCATGCCCGCGCTCGCGGCTGCGGCTACTTTGGTCGCGGGCGCTGCCAGCGCGCAGGTGGCTGTCCGCCGCCTCCGTGCAGCGGCGTCCCCTGCGGCGTCCCTCATCCTCGCCTTTGCGGCGGATCTTATGGGTGCCCTCGCCTTCGCGTGGATGGCCTCGCTCGTCCCTGATCCAACGGATCACGCACAGAGGGCCTTTCTCTTTGTTCTGCTCGTCTATGCCGGCCTACGCGCCAGCCTGAGCGCGGTTCTCGCGGCATTTGGTCTTTGGCGATGGCACGCGGGATATGTTTCGCACGCCCGTAGCCTCGACCTGCGGATTGGGACTGCGTGGCACGCCTACGCTGCAATTTCGGGGCTTCTTGCGTTGGCGGCAGCCTGGCTCTTCGGAATGCCCATCGGACCGATGGAGCCAGGATCATGA
- the coxB gene encoding cytochrome c oxidase subunit II, with amino-acid sequence MSRQSSQAARRFPFFARLAPLLCLSGCSGPFSALEPEGPSARGAATLWWIMLSSSAVIFAAVWFVLILALLRPGVLRRFGARRTILWGGLIVPAFILTILVVAALVLGERLLALPRDDMPARIEVVARQWSWEFRYPDGTVGEGLLRMPAGQDVDFVVTSEDVIHSFWIPRLGGKIDAIPGHQNIIRLRADRPGIFRGICAEYCGSGHAAMPFTVEVYELLPNALPGSAGNGS; translated from the coding sequence ATTTCAAGACAAAGCTCGCAGGCGGCGCGCAGGTTCCCATTTTTCGCCAGGCTTGCCCCGCTGCTTTGTCTCTCAGGCTGCTCTGGTCCTTTCTCTGCGCTCGAGCCGGAAGGGCCTTCGGCGCGTGGCGCCGCGACGCTCTGGTGGATCATGCTCAGTTCGAGCGCGGTGATCTTCGCGGCGGTTTGGTTCGTTCTCATCTTGGCGCTGCTGCGGCCGGGCGTTTTGCGGCGTTTCGGCGCGCGGCGGACAATTCTTTGGGGCGGGCTCATCGTCCCGGCGTTCATCCTGACGATCCTGGTGGTGGCAGCCCTTGTGCTGGGCGAGCGACTGCTCGCGCTTCCCCGGGACGACATGCCGGCACGCATCGAGGTTGTGGCGCGCCAATGGTCGTGGGAGTTCCGCTATCCTGATGGGACTGTGGGCGAAGGCTTGTTGCGTATGCCAGCCGGGCAAGACGTGGATTTCGTCGTAACCAGCGAGGACGTGATCCATTCCTTCTGGATTCCAAGGCTTGGCGGCAAGATCGACGCCATTCCCGGCCATCAGAACATAATTCGGCTGCGAGCTGACAGGCCTGGCATTTTTCGGGGCATTTGCGCGGAATATTGCGGCAGCGGTCACGCGGCGATGCCTTTCACTGTCGAAGTCTATGAACTGCTCCCAAACGCGTTGCCGGGATCGGCAGGAAACGGATCATGA
- a CDS encoding DUF2231 domain-containing protein, whose product MSETNPGTHNPVIRKVAKEPVESAVAVAGHPLHAMSVHFPIAFVIATLGCDVLYWWSADSFWLRAGLWSAGLAFIAGAGAGLIGTAELLLVRGIRIRVASWTHAIAGMMLIAIAGMNWGLRLADEAAVLPHGLMLSLLASVFTGLAGWHGGKLVFDHGVGLIISEKD is encoded by the coding sequence ATGAGCGAGACCAACCCCGGCACTCATAACCCCGTTATCCGGAAGGTGGCGAAAGAGCCTGTCGAATCCGCCGTGGCGGTCGCTGGCCACCCACTTCACGCGATGAGCGTCCATTTCCCGATCGCTTTCGTCATAGCGACGTTGGGCTGCGATGTCCTGTACTGGTGGAGCGCCGATTCCTTCTGGTTGCGCGCCGGTCTGTGGTCGGCGGGCCTCGCCTTTATTGCAGGTGCCGGCGCAGGCCTCATCGGCACCGCCGAACTGCTCCTCGTGCGCGGCATTCGTATCCGCGTGGCAAGTTGGACCCACGCCATCGCCGGCATGATGCTGATAGCGATCGCAGGAATGAACTGGGGCCTTCGTCTCGCCGACGAAGCCGCCGTGCTGCCACATGGTCTGATGCTCTCGCTCTTGGCGAGCGTCTTCACCGGGCTGGCTGGATGGCATGGTGGCAAGCTGGTCTTCGATCACGGCGTCGGGCTCATCATTTCCGAAAAGGATTGA
- a CDS encoding CopD family protein, which translates to MIWLKSVHIAAIAIWSAVMICLPSLYMQRARVPNKASLHGLQAMVRFLYVTIASPGAFIAIATGTVLIFLRRSFEPWFSLKLAFVGALVVLHILNGLVILRLFDAGNSYPVWRFLAVTGLTLLVVAVILAIVLAKPAIPDFFPHALAEAGALRRMVEVLNPFRK; encoded by the coding sequence ATGATCTGGTTGAAGTCGGTTCATATAGCGGCAATCGCGATCTGGAGCGCCGTGATGATCTGCCTGCCGAGCCTTTATATGCAGCGTGCGCGTGTCCCTAACAAGGCGTCGCTGCACGGGCTCCAGGCCATGGTGCGCTTTCTCTACGTCACTATTGCTTCGCCTGGCGCCTTCATCGCCATCGCCACGGGTACGGTGCTCATCTTCCTTCGTCGGTCGTTCGAGCCCTGGTTCTCGTTGAAGCTCGCTTTCGTCGGCGCGCTCGTAGTGCTCCACATCCTCAATGGTCTCGTGATCCTTCGCCTGTTCGACGCGGGCAATAGCTATCCTGTCTGGCGCTTCCTCGCGGTAACGGGGCTGACCTTGCTCGTGGTCGCCGTCATCCTTGCCATAGTCCTCGCCAAGCCCGCCATCCCGGATTTCTTTCCTCACGCTTTGGCCGAGGCCGGCGCTCTTCGCCGGATGGTCGAGGTCCTCAATCCTTTTCGGAAATGA
- a CDS encoding cytochrome c oxidase assembly protein: MTEVYCGPAVAPDMLRSAWNLDFTAIALSLSLAFTFHRTGHSSRNLPFWSGLFLFVILFMSPFCALTVALFSARTAHHVVLISIVAPLLALSFPAGERTRRHVPLALLVTLHAGILWLWHAPAVYDVAIRSALPYWLMQLSLLGSAFVMWRRILAPQVDTGLAILALLATVVQMGMLGALLTFARAPLYAAHLTTTFAFGLSPRADQQLAGLIMWVPAALPYMLAAALMLFARFERSTQVGR; encoded by the coding sequence ATGACGGAGGTATACTGCGGGCCTGCCGTTGCGCCTGATATGCTGAGAAGCGCGTGGAATCTCGACTTCACAGCGATCGCTCTTTCGCTTTCCTTGGCTTTCACATTTCATCGCACCGGACACTCCTCGAGAAACCTGCCGTTCTGGTCAGGTCTTTTTCTCTTCGTCATCCTGTTCATGTCTCCGTTCTGCGCGCTGACCGTGGCGCTTTTCTCCGCTCGAACCGCACATCATGTGGTGCTGATCAGTATTGTTGCTCCACTTCTTGCCCTGAGTTTCCCGGCGGGTGAACGCACGCGTCGGCACGTGCCTCTGGCTTTGCTCGTCACGCTGCATGCCGGCATCCTCTGGTTATGGCATGCTCCGGCCGTTTACGATGTCGCGATCCGCAGCGCACTCCCTTATTGGTTGATGCAACTGAGCCTTCTCGGCAGCGCTTTCGTCATGTGGCGCCGCATCCTGGCCCCGCAGGTTGACACGGGGTTGGCAATCCTCGCGCTCCTCGCGACGGTCGTTCAGATGGGAATGCTCGGCGCGTTGCTTACCTTCGCGCGGGCGCCGCTCTATGCGGCACATCTCACGACAACATTCGCCTTCGGCCTGTCGCCACGCGCGGATCAGCAATTGGCAGGGCTCATCATGTGGGTTCCCGCCGCACTGCCCTACATGCTCGCCGCGGCTCTCATGCTCTTTGCTCGCTTCGAGCGGTCGACGCAGGTAGGGCGCTGA
- a CDS encoding formate/nitrite transporter family protein encodes METRFPQPPELTETVFAALEDKAKLPAASMVVLGMLAGVYIGLGGLVATVALAGADSLPYGAAQLIAGVAFSLGLALVLIAGAELFTGNTLMAGSVATGRLPMPMVLRALSIVYITNFLGSVVLAAAAFLAGVQEAGNGAVGRAALELAAAKLDKSFTTAFASGILANMLVCLAVWMAYAGNSVADRIAALIMPIAAFVAAGFEHSVANMYLLPYAFLVQSVIPEATASVSLTGIAGNLLPTTLGNILGGSLVAVAYGYVYRKRKTLMEAG; translated from the coding sequence ATGGAGACTAGATTTCCCCAACCGCCGGAATTAACAGAGACCGTATTCGCGGCTCTTGAGGACAAGGCGAAGCTTCCAGCCGCATCTATGGTCGTGCTCGGCATGCTCGCCGGCGTTTATATCGGGCTTGGCGGCCTCGTCGCCACAGTCGCGCTCGCCGGTGCGGACAGCCTTCCTTATGGCGCCGCGCAACTCATCGCGGGCGTGGCCTTTTCTCTCGGCCTCGCACTTGTCCTCATCGCAGGTGCCGAGCTGTTCACCGGCAATACGCTAATGGCTGGTTCGGTCGCGACTGGCCGCCTTCCCATGCCCATGGTCTTGCGGGCGCTTTCCATCGTTTACATCACGAATTTCCTCGGTTCGGTCGTGCTTGCCGCCGCTGCCTTTCTCGCCGGCGTGCAGGAGGCGGGCAATGGCGCGGTCGGCAGGGCCGCGCTCGAACTGGCCGCGGCAAAGCTCGACAAGTCCTTCACGACGGCATTCGCAAGCGGCATCCTCGCCAATATGCTTGTGTGCTTAGCGGTCTGGATGGCCTATGCGGGCAACTCGGTGGCGGACAGGATTGCTGCCCTCATCATGCCCATAGCCGCCTTCGTTGCCGCCGGATTCGAGCATTCCGTCGCAAACATGTATCTCCTCCCCTACGCCTTCCTTGTCCAGTCCGTGATCCCGGAAGCCACGGCTTCCGTCTCGCTCACCGGAATTGCGGGGAACCTTCTTCCGACCACCCTCGGAAACATTCTTGGAGGCTCGCTGGTCGCCGTCGCGTACGGCTATGTGTATCGGAAGCGCAAAACCCTTATGGAGGCAGGGTAA